A section of the Mycolicibacterium anyangense genome encodes:
- the obgE gene encoding GTPase ObgE yields the protein MPRFVDRVVIKTRAGNGGNGCASVHREKFKPLGGPDGGNGGHGGSVILVVDPQVHTLLDFHFHPNVVAPSGKQGMGSNRDGANGDDLEVKVPDGTVVLDEHGRLLADLVGTGTSFVAAEGGRGGLGNAALASRARKAPGFALLGEKGQERDLTLELKTVADVGLIGFPSAGKSSLVSTISAAKPKIADYPFTTLVPNLGVVSAGEHTFTVADVPGLIPGASEGRGLGLDFLRHIERCAVLVHVVDCATLEPGRDPISDIDALEAELAAYQPTLQGDSTLGDLASRPRAVVLNKIDVPEARELADFVRPEIAERGWPVFEVSTVSREGLRELTFALWDLVQAYQKAQPEVVPRRPVIRPIPVDQTGFTVEDDPHHAGGFIVRGVRPERWIAQTNFDNDEAVGYLGDRLARLGVEEALLRRGAKPGCAVTIGDMTFDWEPQTPAGVDVTPTGRGTDVRLEQTDRVGAAERKEARRLRREHEDGA from the coding sequence ATGCCTCGCTTCGTCGACCGCGTCGTCATCAAGACCCGCGCGGGTAACGGCGGTAACGGCTGCGCCTCGGTGCACCGCGAGAAGTTCAAACCTCTCGGCGGCCCCGATGGCGGCAACGGCGGCCATGGCGGAAGCGTCATCCTGGTGGTCGATCCGCAGGTGCACACCCTGCTGGACTTCCACTTCCACCCCAATGTCGTCGCCCCTTCGGGCAAGCAGGGGATGGGCAGCAACCGCGACGGCGCCAATGGTGACGATCTCGAAGTCAAGGTTCCCGACGGAACAGTGGTGCTCGACGAGCACGGCCGACTGCTGGCCGACCTGGTCGGGACCGGCACCAGTTTCGTTGCCGCCGAAGGCGGACGCGGCGGGCTGGGTAACGCCGCGCTGGCCTCCCGGGCCCGCAAGGCGCCCGGATTCGCCCTGCTGGGCGAGAAGGGCCAGGAGCGCGATCTCACTCTTGAGCTGAAGACTGTGGCCGATGTCGGCCTCATCGGCTTCCCGTCGGCGGGCAAGTCCTCGCTGGTGTCCACCATCTCCGCGGCCAAGCCCAAGATCGCCGACTACCCGTTCACCACGCTGGTGCCCAATCTCGGCGTCGTGTCAGCGGGGGAGCACACCTTCACCGTCGCCGATGTTCCGGGCCTGATCCCGGGTGCCTCCGAGGGGCGCGGCCTGGGCCTGGATTTCCTTCGGCACATCGAGCGGTGTGCGGTTCTGGTGCACGTGGTGGACTGCGCGACCCTGGAACCGGGCCGCGATCCGATCTCCGACATCGACGCACTGGAAGCCGAACTGGCCGCGTATCAGCCGACGCTGCAAGGTGATTCGACGCTCGGTGACCTGGCCAGCCGGCCGCGCGCGGTGGTGCTCAACAAGATCGACGTCCCCGAGGCCCGCGAACTCGCCGATTTCGTCCGCCCAGAGATCGCCGAACGTGGCTGGCCGGTGTTCGAGGTGTCGACGGTGAGCCGGGAAGGCTTGCGCGAGTTGACCTTTGCGCTGTGGGATCTGGTGCAGGCCTATCAGAAGGCCCAGCCTGAGGTAGTGCCGCGCCGGCCCGTCATCCGGCCCATTCCGGTGGACCAGACCGGGTTCACCGTCGAGGATGACCCGCACCACGCCGGCGGTTTCATCGTGCGCGGTGTCCGGCCCGAACGCTGGATCGCCCAGACCAACTTCGACAACGACGAGGCAGTCGGTTACCTCGGTGACCGGCTGGCCCGGCTCGGGGTGGAAGAGGCGCTGCTGCGTCGGGGGGCCAAGCCGGGCTGCGCGGTGACCATCGGTGACATGACGTTCGATTGGGAGCCGCAGACCCCGGCCGGGGTCGACGTCACCCCGACCGGCCGAGGCACCGATGTGCGGCTGGAACAGACCGACCGGGTCGGTGCCGCCGAACGTAAGGAAGCCCGCCGGTTGCGGCGTGAGCACGAGGACGGCGCGTGA
- a CDS encoding YdcF family protein, giving the protein MLTLAVFAGDVLPAAAHAAPPPVPAPVTKDFSKPAIVILGYGLNPDGTMRVILRRRVLTGLAVAQFFPQSPIIVTGGNPQNGRTEASQMRRMLMLLGFPDNRIIVEDKANSTVQNAQFSVPLAEKAGTSGIILVTSTTHQDRADGNFVDAGANLLATVSYPDGDPSVNVAQFARDAVSPFVNLG; this is encoded by the coding sequence CTGCTGACGCTGGCCGTCTTCGCGGGCGACGTCCTCCCGGCTGCCGCACACGCCGCCCCACCGCCGGTACCGGCACCGGTGACCAAGGACTTCTCCAAGCCGGCGATCGTGATCCTGGGCTACGGACTCAATCCCGACGGCACCATGCGGGTGATCCTGCGCCGCCGGGTGCTGACCGGCTTGGCCGTCGCGCAGTTCTTCCCCCAATCGCCGATCATCGTCACCGGCGGTAACCCGCAGAACGGGAGGACCGAGGCGAGCCAGATGCGCCGCATGCTGATGCTGCTGGGCTTCCCGGACAACCGAATCATCGTGGAGGACAAGGCCAACAGCACCGTGCAGAACGCCCAGTTCTCAGTGCCGCTGGCCGAGAAGGCGGGAACGTCCGGCATCATCCTGGTGACCTCGACGACCCATCAGGACCGCGCGGATGGGAACTTCGTCGACGCGGGAGCCAATCTGCTCGCCACGGTCAGCTATCCCGACGGTGACCCGTCGGTCAATGTCGCACAGTTCGCCCGCGACGCGGTCAGCCCGTTCGTCAACCTCGGATAG
- a CDS encoding Rne/Rng family ribonuclease, producing MADDDTYQDQPETPSEPSNGSPWESPTAAAPAGEELPDRLRVHSLARVLGTTSRRVLDALSELDGRTRSAHSTVDRTDAVRVRDVLAQEPAAAAEAPAPETPAAEAPAPVEAPAAVEEAPAVEIDETAEVLPADEPDSRLILETTTVEQSVYMPLFVAPQPVAARVADRDDEADDDEDDDEESGADTDEDQAERPASRRRRRGRRGRGRGRGEQGEAAEDGEQPADEDSAESSEDDETEENAGDEDAGTGEAATRRRRRRRRRKTGTGGEDGEAASEDDPPNTVVHERAPRAKAERDPDAIQGISGSTRLEAKRQRRRDGRDAGRRRPPILTEAEFLARREAVDRTMIVRDKVRTEPPHEGARYTQIAVLEDGVVVEHFVTSAASASLVGNIYLGIVQNVLPSMEAAFVDIGRGRNGVLYAGEVNWEAAGLGGAQRKIEQALKPGDYVVVQVSKDPVGHKGARLTTQVSLAGRYLVYVPGASSTGISRKLPDTERQRLKEILREVVPADAGVIIRTASEGVKEEDIRGDVERLQERWNAIAAEADRVKGNKAGAAVALYEEPDVLVKVIRDLFNEDFSGLVVSGDNAWDTINEYVNSVAPELLPKLTKYDPPGGATAPDVFAVHRIDEQLAKAMDRKVWLPSGGTLVIDRTEAMTVVDVNTGKFTGAGGNLEQTVTKNNLEAAEEIVRQLRLRDIGGIVVIDFIDMVLESNRDLVLRRLTEALARDRTRHQVSEVTSLGLVQLTRKKLGTGLVEAFSTTCSHCNGRGIMLHADPVDTTQAVARKSESANRRSKRAKKGRAEEPAAVSRVPVHAAGEHPMFKAMAAANGKPEDEDSEEELADELEREEIAEVEADVEEQVAEDAVEEDLDDEDFEESDESEDDDEVDEIDVDLDEDDEDLDEDTLDVDEDSEDDSEDDDLVAGDDFDDDDVDEPVVAPAPVAVTGRTRRRAAARPAGPPAS from the coding sequence GTGGCCGACGATGACACCTATCAGGACCAGCCCGAAACCCCGAGCGAGCCGTCGAACGGGTCGCCGTGGGAATCACCCACCGCAGCTGCCCCTGCTGGTGAGGAGCTGCCGGACCGCCTGAGGGTGCACTCCCTCGCGCGGGTGCTCGGCACCACCAGCCGGCGCGTACTCGACGCGCTGAGTGAGCTCGATGGCCGCACGCGCAGTGCGCACTCGACCGTCGACCGCACGGACGCGGTGCGGGTGCGTGACGTCCTGGCCCAGGAGCCCGCTGCCGCCGCCGAAGCGCCGGCACCAGAAACCCCCGCCGCCGAAGCACCCGCACCTGTCGAAGCGCCGGCTGCTGTCGAGGAAGCCCCGGCCGTCGAGATTGACGAGACTGCCGAGGTCCTGCCCGCTGACGAGCCCGATTCGCGGCTGATCCTGGAGACCACCACCGTCGAGCAGTCGGTCTACATGCCGTTGTTCGTCGCCCCGCAGCCGGTGGCGGCGCGAGTCGCCGACCGTGACGACGAGGCCGACGACGACGAGGACGACGACGAGGAGTCCGGCGCCGACACCGACGAGGACCAGGCCGAACGGCCGGCCAGCCGGCGTCGTCGGCGCGGACGCCGGGGCCGCGGCCGAGGTCGCGGTGAGCAGGGCGAGGCCGCCGAGGACGGCGAACAGCCCGCCGACGAGGACAGCGCCGAAAGCTCTGAGGACGACGAGACCGAGGAGAACGCCGGCGACGAGGATGCGGGGACCGGCGAGGCGGCCACCCGTCGTCGTCGCCGCCGCAGACGCCGCAAGACCGGCACCGGTGGCGAGGACGGCGAGGCCGCGTCTGAGGACGATCCGCCGAACACCGTCGTGCACGAGCGCGCCCCGCGGGCCAAAGCCGAACGCGATCCTGACGCCATCCAGGGCATCAGTGGCTCCACTCGGCTGGAAGCCAAGCGGCAGCGCCGCCGCGACGGCCGCGACGCCGGCCGGCGCCGGCCGCCCATCCTGACCGAGGCCGAGTTCCTGGCCCGTCGGGAAGCCGTCGACCGCACCATGATCGTGCGCGACAAGGTCCGCACCGAACCGCCGCACGAGGGCGCCCGCTACACCCAGATCGCGGTGCTCGAGGACGGTGTGGTCGTCGAACATTTCGTCACCTCGGCGGCCTCGGCCTCCCTGGTTGGCAACATCTACCTGGGCATCGTGCAGAACGTGCTGCCCTCGATGGAGGCCGCCTTCGTCGACATCGGCCGCGGCCGCAACGGCGTGCTCTACGCCGGTGAGGTCAACTGGGAGGCCGCGGGTCTCGGTGGTGCGCAGCGCAAGATCGAGCAGGCCCTCAAGCCCGGCGACTACGTCGTCGTTCAGGTCAGCAAGGACCCGGTGGGGCACAAGGGCGCCCGGCTCACCACGCAGGTCTCGCTGGCCGGCCGCTACCTGGTCTACGTGCCGGGTGCCTCGTCGACCGGGATCAGCCGCAAGCTTCCCGACACCGAACGCCAGCGGCTCAAGGAGATCCTGCGCGAGGTCGTTCCGGCTGACGCGGGAGTGATCATCCGCACCGCGTCGGAAGGGGTGAAAGAAGAGGACATCCGCGGCGACGTCGAGCGCCTGCAGGAACGCTGGAACGCCATCGCCGCCGAGGCCGACCGGGTCAAGGGCAACAAGGCCGGCGCCGCCGTCGCGCTCTACGAGGAGCCCGATGTCCTGGTCAAGGTGATCCGCGACCTGTTCAACGAGGACTTCTCCGGGCTTGTCGTCTCCGGCGACAACGCCTGGGACACCATCAATGAGTACGTCAATTCCGTTGCGCCCGAACTGCTTCCGAAGTTGACGAAGTACGATCCGCCGGGCGGTGCGACCGCACCGGACGTGTTCGCGGTGCACCGCATCGACGAGCAGCTGGCCAAGGCGATGGACCGCAAGGTGTGGCTGCCCTCGGGCGGCACCCTGGTCATCGATCGCACCGAGGCGATGACGGTGGTCGACGTCAACACCGGCAAGTTCACCGGTGCCGGGGGCAACCTCGAGCAGACGGTGACCAAGAACAACCTCGAGGCGGCCGAGGAGATCGTGCGCCAGCTGCGGCTGCGCGATATCGGCGGCATCGTGGTGATCGACTTCATCGACATGGTGCTGGAGTCCAACCGGGATCTGGTGCTGCGCCGGCTCACCGAGGCGCTGGCCCGCGACCGCACCCGGCATCAGGTCTCCGAGGTCACCTCGCTGGGACTGGTGCAGCTGACCCGCAAGAAGTTGGGCACCGGGTTGGTCGAGGCGTTCTCCACCACCTGCAGCCACTGCAATGGACGCGGCATCATGCTGCACGCCGACCCGGTGGACACCACCCAGGCCGTCGCCCGCAAGAGCGAGTCGGCCAACCGCCGCAGCAAGCGTGCGAAGAAGGGTCGTGCCGAGGAGCCGGCTGCGGTGTCGCGGGTTCCGGTGCATGCAGCCGGCGAGCACCCGATGTTCAAGGCGATGGCCGCGGCCAACGGCAAGCCCGAGGACGAGGACTCCGAGGAGGAGTTGGCCGACGAACTCGAGCGCGAAGAGATCGCCGAGGTCGAGGCTGACGTCGAGGAGCAGGTGGCCGAGGACGCCGTCGAAGAGGACCTAGACGACGAGGACTTCGAGGAGTCCGACGAGTCCGAGGACGACGACGAGGTCGATGAGATCGACGTCGACCTCGACGAGGACGACGAGGACCTCGATGAGGACACCCTGGACGTTGACGAGGATTCCGAGGACGACTCGGAGGACGACGACCTGGTGGCCGGCGACGACTTCGACGACGATGACGTCGACGAACCCGTCGTCGCGCCGGCGCCGGTGGCCGTGACGGGGCGGACGCGTCGTCGCGCAGCGGCCCGGCCGGCCGGGCCACCCGCCTCGTGA
- a CDS encoding NAD-dependent protein deacetylase has protein sequence MESPELVASLSGRRLAVLTGAGISTDSGIPDYRGPDSPPANPMTIRQFTSSREYRQRYWARNHLGWRHMARTRPNAGHRALAALERAGVVTGVITQNVDLLHTKAGSRNVINLHGTYAQVVCLDCGHTMSRAELADQLEAANPGFAERAERVGGIAVAPDADAVVDDTESFHVVDCPACGGMLKPDIVYFGESVSKDVVAQAYSMVEAADALLVAGSSLTVFSGYRFVRHAAALGMPIAIINRGPTRGDELATVKIDNGCSEILVLLADELTETMSA, from the coding sequence ATGGAGTCGCCAGAACTCGTCGCATCACTGTCGGGACGGCGACTGGCGGTGCTCACCGGGGCCGGTATCTCCACCGACTCCGGTATCCCCGACTATCGCGGCCCGGACTCCCCGCCCGCCAACCCGATGACCATCCGCCAGTTCACCTCCAGCCGGGAGTACCGGCAGCGGTACTGGGCGCGCAACCACCTGGGCTGGCGGCACATGGCCCGGACCCGGCCCAACGCCGGGCACCGTGCGCTGGCCGCACTGGAGCGTGCCGGCGTGGTGACCGGCGTGATCACCCAGAACGTCGACCTGCTGCACACCAAGGCGGGCAGCCGCAACGTCATCAACCTGCACGGAACCTATGCGCAGGTGGTGTGCCTCGATTGCGGACACACCATGTCGCGCGCCGAGCTGGCCGACCAGCTGGAAGCCGCCAACCCGGGCTTCGCCGAACGGGCCGAGCGCGTAGGGGGCATCGCCGTCGCACCGGACGCCGACGCCGTGGTCGACGACACCGAATCGTTCCACGTCGTCGACTGCCCGGCCTGCGGCGGCATGCTCAAACCCGACATCGTCTACTTTGGCGAGAGCGTGAGCAAAGATGTTGTGGCCCAAGCCTATTCGATGGTCGAGGCCGCCGATGCGCTGCTGGTCGCCGGATCGTCGCTGACGGTGTTCTCCGGGTACCGGTTCGTCCGGCACGCCGCCGCACTGGGGATGCCGATCGCGATCATCAACCGCGGCCCCACCCGCGGTGACGAGCTGGCGACGGTGAAGATCGACAACGGCTGCTCGGAGATCCTGGTGCTGCTCGCCGACGAGCTCACTGAGACCATGTCTGCATGA
- the rplU gene encoding 50S ribosomal protein L21: MATYAIVKTGGKQYKVAVGDIVKVEKLEVEAGSSVSLPVALVVDGATVTTDAKALEKVAVTGEVLEHTKGPKIRIHKFKNKTGYHKRQGHRQPLTVLKVTGIK; the protein is encoded by the coding sequence ATGGCGACGTACGCAATCGTCAAGACCGGTGGCAAGCAGTACAAGGTCGCCGTGGGAGACATCGTCAAGGTCGAGAAGCTCGAGGTCGAGGCCGGTAGCTCCGTTTCGCTGCCCGTCGCGCTCGTCGTCGACGGCGCCACGGTGACCACCGACGCCAAGGCTCTGGAGAAGGTCGCGGTCACCGGTGAGGTGCTCGAGCACACCAAGGGTCCCAAGATCCGCATCCACAAGTTCAAGAACAAGACCGGCTACCACAAGCGGCAGGGTCACCGTCAGCCGTTGACCGTGCTCAAGGTCACCGGGATCAAGTAG
- a CDS encoding NAD(+) synthase, which produces MDFYSAYRHGFARVAACTHHTVLADPAANAASVVRIAKACHDDGVAVAVFPELTLSGYSIEDILLQDTLLDSVEAALLDVVAASADLLPVLVVGAPLRHLHRIYNTAVVIHRGVVLGVAPKSYLPTYREFYESRQVAAGDDVHGNIRIGGVEVPFGPDLLFEARDVAGLVLHVEICEDMFVPVPPSAHAALAGATVLANLSGSPITIGRAEDRTLLVRSASARCLAAYVYAAAGEGESSTDLAWDGQTMIYENGRLLAESERFPKGERRSVADVDLDLLRAERLRMGTFDDNRRHHQDALTSFRRIGFLLDPPSGDIGLKRAVERFPFVPSDPQRLEQDCYEGYSIQVSGLEQRLRALNYPKVVIGVSGGLDSTHALIVAARAMDREGRPRSDILAFTLPGFATGERTKNNAIRLSRALGVTFEEIDIRSTASLMLTEIGHPFSQGEPVYDITFENVQAGLRTDYLFRIANQRGGIVLGTGDLSELALGWSTYGVGDQMSHYNVNAGVPKTLIQHLIRWVISSGQFNDEVDEILQSVLDTEITPELVPTGEDEEIQSSEAKVGPYSLQDFSLFQVLRYGFRPSKIAFLAWHAWSDPGRGGWPPGFPEGKRPAYSLKEIRQWLAVFAQRYYSFSQFKRSALPNGPKVSHGGSLSPRGDWRAPSDMSARIWLAEIERDIPEE; this is translated from the coding sequence ATGGACTTCTACTCCGCCTACCGGCACGGGTTTGCGCGCGTGGCGGCCTGCACGCACCACACGGTGCTGGCCGATCCGGCGGCCAACGCCGCGTCGGTGGTGCGGATCGCCAAGGCCTGCCATGACGACGGCGTGGCGGTGGCGGTGTTCCCCGAACTGACCTTGTCGGGGTACTCGATCGAGGACATCCTGCTGCAGGACACTCTTCTCGACTCCGTCGAAGCAGCCCTGCTCGACGTCGTCGCCGCGTCTGCGGACCTGCTTCCGGTCCTCGTCGTCGGCGCCCCGCTTCGTCACTTGCACCGTATCTACAACACCGCCGTGGTGATCCATCGCGGCGTGGTGCTCGGCGTCGCACCGAAGTCCTATCTGCCCACCTACCGCGAGTTCTACGAGAGCCGGCAGGTCGCCGCGGGTGACGATGTGCACGGCAACATCCGCATCGGTGGTGTCGAGGTGCCCTTCGGCCCGGATCTGCTGTTCGAGGCGCGCGACGTTGCCGGCCTGGTGCTGCACGTGGAGATCTGCGAGGACATGTTCGTCCCCGTCCCGCCCAGTGCGCACGCCGCGCTGGCCGGGGCGACGGTCCTGGCCAACCTGTCCGGGAGTCCGATCACGATCGGTCGTGCGGAGGACCGCACGTTGCTGGTCCGTTCCGCGTCGGCCCGCTGCCTGGCGGCCTACGTCTACGCCGCGGCGGGCGAGGGCGAGTCGAGCACCGATCTGGCCTGGGACGGCCAGACCATGATCTACGAGAACGGCCGGCTGCTGGCCGAGTCCGAACGTTTCCCGAAGGGCGAGCGCCGCTCGGTGGCCGATGTCGATCTGGATCTGCTGCGCGCCGAACGGTTGCGGATGGGCACCTTCGACGACAACCGCCGCCATCATCAGGATGCGCTGACGTCGTTCCGGCGCATCGGATTTCTGCTCGATCCCCCCTCCGGCGACATCGGCCTCAAGCGTGCCGTCGAACGGTTCCCGTTCGTGCCCAGCGATCCGCAGCGCCTCGAGCAGGACTGCTACGAGGGATACAGCATCCAGGTGTCCGGTCTGGAGCAGCGGTTGCGCGCGCTCAACTATCCCAAGGTCGTGATCGGGGTATCCGGTGGTCTGGATTCCACCCACGCGCTCATCGTCGCGGCCCGGGCGATGGACCGGGAAGGTCGCCCGCGCAGCGACATTCTGGCGTTCACCCTGCCCGGGTTCGCCACCGGCGAGCGCACCAAGAACAACGCCATCAGGCTGTCCCGGGCGCTGGGGGTGACCTTCGAGGAGATCGACATCCGCTCGACGGCCTCGTTGATGCTCACCGAGATCGGGCATCCCTTCTCCCAGGGCGAGCCGGTCTACGACATCACCTTCGAGAACGTGCAAGCCGGTCTGCGCACTGACTACCTGTTCCGCATCGCCAACCAGCGCGGTGGCATCGTGCTGGGCACCGGTGACCTGTCCGAGTTGGCGCTGGGGTGGTCGACCTACGGTGTGGGCGACCAGATGAGCCACTACAACGTCAATGCGGGCGTGCCGAAAACCCTTATCCAGCATCTCATTCGGTGGGTCATCTCCTCAGGACAGTTCAACGACGAGGTCGACGAGATCCTGCAGTCGGTGCTCGACACCGAGATCACCCCGGAACTGGTCCCGACCGGTGAGGACGAGGAGATCCAGAGCAGCGAGGCCAAGGTGGGGCCCTATTCGCTGCAGGACTTTTCGTTGTTCCAGGTGCTGCGCTACGGTTTCCGGCCGTCGAAGATCGCGTTCTTGGCCTGGCACGCCTGGAGCGATCCGGGCCGCGGTGGCTGGCCGCCGGGGTTCCCGGAAGGTAAGCGACCGGCCTACTCGCTCAAGGAGATTCGGCAATGGTTGGCGGTATTCGCCCAGCGGTACTACTCGTTCAGCCAGTTCAAACGCTCAGCGTTGCCGAACGGCCCCAAGGTGTCCCACGGTGGTTCGCTGTCCCCGCGCGGTGATTGGCGCGCACCCTCGGACATGTCGGCGCGGATCTGGCTCGCCGAGATCGAACGCGACATTCCCGAGGAGTAG
- a CDS encoding DUF4233 domain-containing protein, producing MTDDTPGTPAAPDPWKSFRGVMAGTLILEAIVVLLALPVVGSVGGGLTVWSTAYLVGFTVFLILLAGVQGRPWAIWMNLGVQLILVAGFFVYPAIGFIGLLFLVVWGVIAYLRAEVLRRQRRGLLPGQQQPPR from the coding sequence ATGACCGACGACACGCCCGGGACGCCCGCGGCTCCAGACCCCTGGAAGAGCTTTCGCGGGGTGATGGCCGGCACGCTGATCCTGGAGGCGATCGTCGTCCTGCTCGCCCTGCCCGTGGTGGGTTCGGTCGGCGGCGGCCTGACCGTGTGGTCCACCGCATACCTGGTCGGCTTCACGGTGTTCCTCATCTTGTTGGCCGGTGTGCAGGGCAGGCCCTGGGCGATCTGGATGAACCTCGGCGTGCAATTGATCCTGGTCGCGGGGTTCTTCGTCTACCCCGCGATCGGGTTCATCGGGCTGCTGTTCCTGGTGGTCTGGGGCGTGATCGCCTACCTGCGCGCCGAGGTGCTGCGCAGGCAGCGCCGTGGCCTGCTGCCCGGCCAGCAGCAACCCCCGCGCTGA
- the rpmA gene encoding 50S ribosomal protein L27, with amino-acid sequence MAHKKGASSSRNGRESAAQRLGVKRFGGQVVKAGEILVRQRGTHFHPGVNVGRGGDDTLFATAPGAVEFGVKRGRKVVNIVRAARPE; translated from the coding sequence ATGGCACACAAAAAGGGCGCTTCCAGCTCGCGCAACGGTCGCGAGTCCGCCGCACAGCGGCTCGGCGTCAAGCGTTTCGGCGGTCAGGTCGTCAAGGCCGGCGAGATCCTCGTCCGTCAGCGCGGCACTCACTTCCACCCGGGCGTGAACGTCGGCCGCGGCGGCGACGACACCCTGTTCGCCACCGCGCCGGGCGCGGTGGAGTTCGGCGTGAAGCGCGGCCGCAAGGTCGTCAACATCGTCCGCGCCGCCCGACCGGAGTAG
- the proB gene encoding glutamate 5-kinase — translation MDACGANQQAKSQFREAIRTARSVVVKIGTTALTTKAGLFDAGRLAKLADAIEARMQAGSDVVIVSSGAIAAGIEPLGLSRRPTDLATKQAAASVGQVALVNSWSAAFARYDRTVGQILLTAHDIAMRAQHTNAQRTLDRLRALHAVAIVNENDTVATNEIRFGDNDRLSALVAHLVGADALILLSDIDGLYDGDPRKATHDNPARFIPEVAGPDDLDGVVAGQGSRLGTGGMRSKLSSALLAADAGVPVLLAAAANADAALSDASVGTVFAPRPDRMSARRFWVRYAAEVSGAVSLDAGAVRAVVAQRRSLLPAGITGVSGRFFGGDVVELRGPDEAIVARGVVAYDAGELATMIGRSTSDLPAEMRRPAVHADDLVAV, via the coding sequence ATCGACGCTTGCGGAGCGAACCAACAGGCGAAGAGTCAGTTCCGCGAGGCGATCCGCACCGCGCGCAGTGTGGTCGTCAAGATCGGTACCACGGCGCTGACGACCAAAGCCGGATTGTTCGATGCGGGCAGGCTGGCCAAGCTGGCCGACGCCATCGAGGCGCGGATGCAGGCCGGCTCCGACGTCGTGATCGTGTCCTCCGGCGCGATCGCCGCGGGTATCGAGCCCCTCGGCTTGAGCCGGCGCCCCACCGACCTGGCCACCAAACAGGCCGCGGCCAGCGTCGGGCAGGTGGCCCTGGTCAACTCCTGGAGCGCGGCGTTCGCCCGCTATGACCGTACCGTCGGCCAGATCCTGCTCACCGCCCACGACATCGCGATGCGTGCGCAGCACACCAACGCCCAGCGCACCCTGGACCGGCTGCGGGCACTGCACGCGGTGGCCATCGTCAACGAGAACGACACCGTCGCCACCAACGAGATCCGGTTCGGCGACAACGACCGGCTCTCGGCGCTGGTGGCCCACCTTGTCGGTGCCGACGCGCTGATCCTGCTGTCCGACATCGACGGCCTCTACGACGGCGATCCGCGTAAGGCGACGCACGACAATCCGGCCCGGTTCATCCCCGAGGTCGCCGGCCCGGACGACCTCGACGGTGTGGTCGCCGGGCAGGGCAGCCGGCTGGGCACCGGGGGAATGCGTTCGAAACTGTCCTCGGCTCTGCTGGCCGCCGACGCCGGGGTTCCGGTGCTGCTGGCGGCGGCCGCCAACGCTGACGCCGCGCTGTCGGACGCCTCGGTGGGCACCGTGTTCGCGCCGCGGCCCGACCGGATGTCGGCGCGGCGGTTCTGGGTGCGTTACGCCGCCGAGGTGTCCGGTGCCGTGAGCCTGGACGCCGGCGCGGTCCGTGCGGTCGTCGCACAACGCCGCTCGCTGCTGCCTGCCGGTATCACCGGGGTGTCCGGCCGGTTCTTCGGCGGTGACGTGGTGGAGCTGCGCGGGCCGGATGAGGCGATCGTGGCGCGCGGTGTGGTGGCCTACGACGCCGGCGAGCTCGCGACGATGATCGGGCGTTCCACCTCTGACCTGCCTGCCGAGATGCGCAGGCCCGCCGTGCACGCCGACGACCTGGTCGCCGTTTAG
- the ndk gene encoding nucleoside-diphosphate kinase — MTERTLVLIKPDGVQRRVVGEIITRIERKGLTLAALELKQVSDELARAHYAEHEGKPFFGSLLEFITSGPVVAAVLEGPRAVAAFRQLAGGTDPVEKATPGTIRGDFGLETQFNLVHGSDSPESAEREIALWFPAN; from the coding sequence ATGACTGAGCGGACTCTTGTGCTGATCAAGCCCGACGGTGTGCAACGACGGGTGGTCGGCGAGATCATCACCCGCATCGAGCGCAAGGGCTTGACCCTGGCTGCTCTCGAGCTCAAGCAGGTCAGCGACGAGCTGGCCCGCGCGCATTACGCCGAACACGAGGGCAAGCCGTTCTTCGGCTCCCTGCTGGAATTCATCACCTCCGGTCCGGTGGTGGCCGCAGTCCTGGAGGGCCCGCGCGCCGTCGCGGCGTTCCGCCAGCTCGCCGGCGGCACCGACCCGGTGGAGAAGGCCACGCCGGGCACGATCCGGGGCGATTTCGGCCTGGAAACTCAGTTCAATCTGGTGCACGGCTCGGACTCCCCGGAGTCTGCAGAGCGCGAGATCGCGCTCTGGTTCCCCGCCAACTGA